One window of the Tetragenococcus koreensis genome contains the following:
- a CDS encoding ABC transporter permease/substrate-binding protein, whose protein sequence is MENLLETFNERRGELWSELLDHLGISIISLLIAMVIAIPLAIWVVRHPKVAEIGLQVAGVLQTIPSLALLGLLIPLVGIGTTPAIIALVIYALLPIFQNTYLGISEIDPAIEEAADAFGMSKMRKLFKVELPMARPAIVSGIRTAMVLIIGTATLAALIGAGGLGTFILLGIDRNDMPLIIIGTISAALLSIILSLLIRWFERAKPWQSLVGLAILVVLLGGGGIYSAYANQQQTVTIAGKLGSEPEILINMYKELIEDENPDINVELKPNFGKTTFLYNAVKNDQIDIYPEFTGTVLETLIDDESIDTQGLSEEETYNQAKEKLQEQDQLTLLEPMSYNNAYALAVKDEFKEEEQLESISDLSNIQSDIQAGMTLEFIDREDGLRGIEDLYNLDFETSSMEPALRYQAIDDGRVNLIDAYSTDSELREYGLSILDDDKGLFPKYQGAPLMSTEFADENPQVVEALDKLGGKITEEEMQEMNYEVNVEDETPANVAHSYLTDNGLLEEDE, encoded by the coding sequence ATGGAAAATCTCTTGGAAACATTCAACGAACGACGAGGCGAATTATGGAGTGAACTGTTAGATCACTTAGGAATTTCGATTATCTCCCTTTTGATTGCGATGGTAATTGCCATTCCTTTGGCGATTTGGGTGGTCAGACACCCTAAAGTTGCTGAAATTGGGCTGCAAGTTGCGGGTGTTTTACAAACAATCCCTTCACTTGCATTGCTAGGCTTATTGATTCCATTGGTAGGGATTGGAACCACACCTGCAATTATTGCGCTTGTGATTTATGCGTTATTGCCTATTTTTCAAAATACGTACTTGGGCATTTCAGAGATCGATCCAGCGATTGAAGAAGCAGCAGATGCGTTTGGGATGTCTAAAATGCGCAAATTATTCAAAGTAGAACTGCCTATGGCAAGGCCTGCGATTGTTTCTGGAATTCGTACTGCTATGGTGCTAATTATTGGTACTGCAACACTTGCTGCGTTAATCGGAGCGGGTGGTTTAGGTACATTTATCCTTTTAGGCATCGATCGTAACGACATGCCGCTAATTATTATTGGTACGATTTCTGCCGCTTTATTGTCTATTATTTTAAGTTTGTTGATCCGTTGGTTTGAACGAGCAAAACCATGGCAATCATTGGTCGGGTTAGCTATTCTAGTGGTTTTACTAGGTGGCGGTGGTATTTATTCGGCTTATGCTAACCAACAACAAACAGTTACGATAGCTGGAAAGTTAGGGTCCGAGCCTGAAATCTTGATTAATATGTATAAGGAATTAATTGAAGATGAAAATCCAGATATTAATGTCGAGTTAAAACCTAATTTTGGTAAAACGACCTTTTTATATAATGCAGTAAAAAATGACCAAATTGATATTTATCCTGAATTTACGGGAACGGTGTTAGAAACCTTAATTGATGACGAATCGATTGATACACAAGGATTGTCAGAAGAAGAAACTTATAACCAAGCAAAAGAGAAATTACAAGAGCAAGACCAGCTCACCTTATTAGAGCCGATGAGCTATAATAACGCTTATGCATTGGCCGTTAAGGATGAGTTTAAAGAAGAAGAACAACTAGAATCCATTAGTGACCTTTCCAATATCCAATCAGACATTCAAGCGGGGATGACCTTAGAATTTATCGATCGTGAAGATGGCTTGCGTGGGATTGAAGATTTATATAATTTAGATTTTGAGACAAGTTCGATGGAACCTGCGTTGCGCTATCAAGCTATTGACGATGGTCGGGTCAATTTGATTGATGCTTATTCCACAGATAGTGAGTTACGAGAGTATGGTTTAAGTATTTTAGATGACGATAAAGGCCTCTTCCCTAAATATCAAGGTGCACCATTGATGAGTACAGAGTTTGCTGACGAGAACCCACAAGTGGTTGAAGCCTTGGATAAATTAGGCGGAAAGATTACTGAAGAAGAGATGCAAGAGATGAATTATGAGGTTAATGTAGAGGATGAAACGCCAGCCAACGTAGCCCATAGCTATCTTACGGATAATGGGTTGTTAGAGGAGGATGAATAA
- a CDS encoding ABC transporter ATP-binding protein, which translates to MTANFYEVYPTSWQTVKRLFSYLKNYKKILLLSLTMTVISTIMEVAAPIVMGSILNHLQTAITDQTSLDFNFIIKTTLLLAGLYILLALSNIVVERMLVQLSQSLIKIMRTEVSDKISKVPLSFFDQHSTGDLLSRITNDVEAIGRNVQLSVSQIVNSLLMFVGIIAMMLYISPLLFLVFFITVPLNILATRIIMGRSQKYFRAKSERLGAMVGYVEENFTGTDLIKAYNYQDQSNQEFKEYNDRLFDVSYRASFMAGVLNPVMTFIGNVAYVLIAIVGGLLIVNGTIMVGDVLAFMQYSQNIRRPIDVIAEMANTLQETIASSNRVFQFLDAPEEVEDTTNRIEDPFEEIELDHIGFEYEKGQPVIQDLSLTVKQGETVAIVGHTGAGKTTLVNLLLRFYDVTKNKIMINGIDIRTVPRDNLRSLFGMVLQDTWLIQGTVYDNILYGNINATEDEVIQASKEAHANHFIETLPNGYQTVLNEDATNISQGQRQLLTIARAFVSDPAILILDEATSSVDTRTEQLIQQAMANLMKGRTNFVIAHRLSTIVDADKILVMDQGDIVEQGSHEELLAKNGVYAELYNSQFSE; encoded by the coding sequence ATGACGGCAAATTTTTATGAAGTCTATCCCACTAGTTGGCAGACCGTCAAACGTTTATTTAGCTATTTAAAAAATTATAAAAAAATTCTCCTGTTGTCGCTAACTATGACAGTGATTTCTACTATAATGGAAGTAGCAGCGCCTATTGTGATGGGCTCCATTTTGAACCATTTGCAAACAGCAATTACCGACCAAACATCACTGGATTTTAATTTTATTATTAAAACGACTTTGTTATTAGCTGGTTTATATATACTTTTAGCTTTGAGTAATATTGTAGTTGAGCGCATGTTGGTTCAATTGTCACAATCATTGATTAAAATTATGCGTACAGAGGTTTCTGATAAAATTAGCAAAGTGCCGCTTAGCTTTTTTGATCAACATTCGACTGGCGATTTACTTAGCCGTATCACTAATGATGTGGAAGCTATCGGTCGGAACGTTCAATTAAGTGTAAGCCAGATTGTTAATAGCCTTTTGATGTTTGTTGGGATTATCGCTATGATGCTTTACATCAGCCCACTTTTATTTCTAGTCTTTTTTATTACGGTGCCTTTAAACATTTTGGCCACTAGAATTATTATGGGACGTTCGCAAAAATACTTTAGGGCAAAATCAGAACGACTTGGTGCGATGGTTGGCTATGTGGAAGAAAACTTTACCGGAACGGATTTGATCAAAGCCTATAATTATCAAGATCAATCAAACCAAGAATTTAAAGAATATAACGACCGCTTGTTCGACGTTTCCTATCGTGCTAGCTTTATGGCTGGTGTATTAAATCCAGTAATGACTTTCATTGGAAATGTTGCTTATGTGTTAATTGCGATTGTCGGAGGTTTATTGATTGTCAATGGAACGATTATGGTAGGTGACGTTTTGGCCTTTATGCAATATAGCCAAAATATCCGTCGTCCGATTGACGTTATTGCTGAAATGGCAAATACCTTGCAAGAGACGATCGCTTCTAGTAATCGGGTCTTTCAATTTTTGGATGCACCAGAAGAAGTGGAAGATACGACGAATCGGATTGAAGACCCCTTTGAAGAAATTGAGCTGGACCACATCGGCTTTGAGTATGAAAAAGGACAGCCTGTTATTCAAGATTTATCTCTTACAGTAAAACAAGGCGAAACGGTGGCTATTGTGGGTCATACAGGAGCTGGTAAGACCACCTTGGTAAACTTGTTGTTACGTTTTTACGATGTAACGAAAAATAAAATCATGATTAACGGAATCGATATTCGTACCGTACCGCGTGATAATTTGCGTTCACTGTTTGGGATGGTGTTACAAGATACTTGGCTTATTCAAGGCACTGTTTATGACAATATCTTATATGGTAATATCAATGCCACTGAAGATGAAGTGATCCAAGCATCCAAAGAAGCTCATGCTAATCATTTTATTGAAACTTTACCAAATGGCTATCAAACTGTGCTGAATGAAGATGCAACTAACATCTCACAAGGTCAACGACAACTTTTAACTATTGCGCGCGCTTTTGTGAGTGATCCGGCGATTTTGATTTTGGATGAAGCAACTTCGTCTGTTGATACTCGGACGGAACAATTGATTCAACAAGCAATGGCCAACTTGATGAAAGGACGTACCAATTTTGTCATCGCCCATCGGTTGTCAACGATCGTCGATGCAGATAAAATCTTAGTAATGGATCAAGGCGATATTGTCGAACAAGGCAGTCACGAAGAACTGCTTGCTAAAAATGGCGTTTACGCAGAATTATATAATAGTCAATTTTCGGAATAA
- a CDS encoding ABC transporter ATP-binding protein: MSVFKDFKRYKFLVLTVLILTFINTIGELLLPKMMSQIIDVGVSDQNISYILRLGSIMIGVTLVTILVRGSAAYFSAKTSMLFSKDLRKRMFNKVNRMTFDETEYFSISSLITRTTNDVAQVEQLVLMGLRPLARAPLTFIGGLVMAFTTSVRLSLVVFVSLPFLIIVLYFVIKVVVPYFPRLQQALDHINLLLRQRLTGLKVIRAFSRDKQEEETFEEANDEYYQIGLKVNKVMQTINPILTLILNLTIVITLFLGARYVQQGVMSIGALMAFVQYITQVLNSVIMVTRMMTMLPRSVASIDRINVVLNYPSRLVGGSNVLNDPITSVEAQDLTFYYPDAKLPALEQLNFSIHKGEVMGIIGGTGSGKSTLLKLLLQFYNPSEGKLLINGQSIDTLNPESVREEVSYVPQQNYFFSESIRGNLFYSNPDATDEQMLDSLETAQAMQFLPNEKPLEKTVARGGRNYSGGQRQRLAISRALTRQASLYVFDDSFSALDYKTDYELRWALQGKLNDAATIIVAQRVATIRHADKILVLENGRMQGLGSHDELMRTNQVYREIAISQGEEEERT, from the coding sequence TTGAGTGTATTTAAAGATTTTAAACGATATAAATTCCTAGTTTTAACCGTACTTATCTTAACTTTTATTAATACCATCGGCGAATTATTACTACCTAAAATGATGTCGCAAATTATTGACGTAGGTGTTTCTGATCAAAACATCTCCTATATTCTAAGATTAGGGTCGATTATGATTGGTGTGACATTGGTAACCATTTTAGTTAGAGGGTCGGCGGCTTATTTTTCTGCCAAAACTTCGATGCTATTCTCAAAAGATTTAAGAAAACGGATGTTTAACAAAGTAAATCGGATGACTTTTGATGAAACGGAATATTTTAGCATTTCATCATTGATCACCCGTACCACAAACGACGTAGCTCAAGTTGAACAATTGGTATTAATGGGGCTGCGTCCTTTAGCAAGAGCTCCGTTAACTTTTATCGGCGGTTTAGTTATGGCGTTTACTACCAGTGTTCGTTTATCGTTGGTTGTATTTGTTAGCCTGCCATTTTTAATTATTGTGCTATATTTTGTCATTAAAGTTGTAGTGCCATATTTTCCACGTTTGCAACAAGCTTTAGACCATATTAACCTTTTGCTGCGTCAACGTTTAACTGGGCTAAAAGTTATCCGTGCTTTTTCTAGAGACAAACAAGAAGAAGAAACTTTTGAAGAAGCTAATGATGAGTATTATCAAATTGGTTTGAAAGTCAATAAAGTGATGCAGACAATCAATCCGATTTTAACGTTGATTTTAAATCTGACTATCGTTATTACGCTGTTTTTAGGCGCTCGCTATGTGCAACAAGGCGTTATGTCAATCGGGGCTTTGATGGCGTTTGTCCAATATATCACGCAAGTATTGAATTCTGTGATTATGGTGACGCGCATGATGACAATGCTGCCTAGAAGTGTAGCATCTATTGACCGGATCAATGTCGTGTTAAACTATCCGTCGCGTTTAGTAGGGGGCAGCAATGTATTAAACGATCCAATTACTTCTGTAGAAGCACAAGACCTAACTTTCTATTATCCCGATGCTAAGCTACCCGCGTTGGAACAGTTGAACTTTTCGATTCATAAAGGAGAGGTCATGGGGATTATTGGCGGTACAGGTTCTGGAAAATCAACCTTGTTGAAATTATTGCTGCAATTTTATAACCCTTCAGAAGGAAAACTTTTGATCAATGGGCAATCGATCGATACGTTGAACCCAGAAAGCGTACGAGAAGAGGTTAGCTACGTGCCGCAACAAAACTACTTCTTTTCAGAAAGTATTCGTGGCAATCTTTTTTATAGTAATCCAGACGCTACCGATGAACAGATGCTTGATAGTTTAGAAACGGCGCAAGCAATGCAATTTTTACCCAATGAAAAGCCTTTAGAAAAAACCGTTGCTCGAGGCGGGCGCAACTATTCAGGTGGACAAAGACAACGCTTGGCTATTTCACGTGCTTTAACCCGGCAAGCTTCGTTATATGTATTTGATGATTCATTTTCAGCATTAGATTATAAGACAGATTACGAACTTCGTTGGGCTTTACAAGGAAAACTTAATGATGCTGCGACGATTATTGTCGCGCAAAGAGTGGCGACTATTCGTCATGCCGACAAAATTCTAGTGTTAGAAAATGGCAGAATGCAAGGGTTAGGTTCTCATGACGAATTGATGCGTACCAATCAAGTCTATCGTGAAATTGCTATTTCTCAAGGAGAAGAGGAGGAGCGCACATGA
- a CDS encoding peptide MFS transporter, with product MNLTWRVIMNANEKDASFLGHPRGLSTLFFTEMWERFSYYGMRAILLYYMYYSVADGGLGFDRSTASAIMSIYGSLVFLLSVVGGYLSDRILGSRRTVFIGGVMIMLGHIALALPFGQVALFASILLIVLGSGLLKPNISEMVGDLYDEKDLRRDSGFNIFVFSTNLGAFLAPIFVGYLGQEVNFHLGFSLAAIGMFFGLLQYVRGGKKYLPKETLKARDPIKPEEVKPLVSKSILAVAAVAVLVLFMQFTGILNINSVINLITIFAVVIPIYYFVMIIKSKKITTTERSRVWAYIPLFIASILFWSIEEQGSVVLALFAEEQTRLSIFGFSIPSSWFQTLNPFFIMIYTPIFVSLWTKLGNKQPSSAKKFTYGLFFAGVSFLWMMLPGILFGTDTKVGPQWLLMSWALVIIGEMLISPIGLSVTTKLAPKAFHSQMMSIWFLSDAVAQAINAQIVRLYNPGNEVMYFGVVGLVTVIFGVLLLFMVPRIQRLMSGVN from the coding sequence ATGAATTTAACTTGGAGGGTTATCATGAATGCAAATGAAAAGGATGCCTCTTTTTTAGGACACCCTCGTGGTCTTTCAACATTGTTCTTTACTGAAATGTGGGAAAGATTTAGTTATTATGGTATGCGTGCAATACTGCTATATTATATGTATTATTCTGTAGCAGATGGCGGGTTGGGCTTTGATCGTAGTACAGCTTCTGCAATTATGTCGATTTATGGTTCGTTAGTTTTCTTGTTAAGTGTAGTCGGCGGTTACTTGAGCGACCGTATTTTAGGGAGTAGGCGCACCGTATTTATCGGTGGCGTGATGATCATGTTAGGTCATATTGCTTTAGCCTTGCCTTTTGGACAAGTGGCTCTGTTTGCCTCAATCTTATTGATTGTATTAGGTTCAGGACTATTAAAACCAAATATTTCTGAGATGGTCGGCGATCTGTATGATGAAAAAGATCTAAGAAGAGACTCTGGTTTTAATATTTTTGTTTTCTCAACGAACTTAGGCGCATTTCTGGCACCTATTTTTGTCGGTTACTTAGGACAAGAAGTGAATTTTCATTTAGGATTTTCATTAGCTGCAATTGGTATGTTTTTTGGCTTGCTGCAATATGTACGTGGCGGCAAGAAATACCTGCCTAAAGAAACATTAAAAGCACGTGATCCTATTAAACCAGAAGAAGTTAAACCTTTAGTAAGTAAGAGTATACTAGCGGTTGCAGCAGTTGCTGTGCTTGTATTGTTTATGCAATTTACAGGTATTTTAAATATTAACAGCGTTATTAATCTGATCACGATTTTTGCTGTTGTTATTCCAATTTACTATTTTGTTATGATTATAAAAAGTAAGAAAATTACGACCACTGAACGTTCTCGGGTATGGGCATATATCCCGTTGTTTATCGCATCGATTCTTTTCTGGTCAATCGAAGAACAAGGATCAGTTGTGCTCGCTTTATTTGCTGAAGAACAAACGCGCTTGTCGATTTTTGGTTTCAGTATTCCTTCCAGCTGGTTCCAAACATTAAATCCTTTCTTCATTATGATTTATACACCGATTTTTGTCAGTCTATGGACCAAGTTAGGAAATAAACAACCATCCTCTGCCAAGAAGTTCACCTATGGTTTGTTTTTTGCTGGTGTTTCTTTCTTATGGATGATGCTTCCAGGCATATTATTTGGAACGGATACTAAAGTTGGTCCGCAATGGCTATTGATGAGTTGGGCGTTAGTGATCATTGGAGAAATGTTGATTTCACCAATTGGATTATCAGTAACTACTAAACTGGCACCTAAAGCATTCCATTCGCAAATGATGAGTATTTGGTTTTTAAGTGATGCAGTAGCACAAGCGATCAACGCGCAAATTGTTCGTTTATACAATCCAGGCAATGAAGTCATGTACTTTGGCGTCGTGGGGTTAGTCACGGTCATCTTCGGTGTGTTGTTATTATTCATGGTTCCACGAATTCAAAGATTAATGAGTGGCGTTAATTAA
- a CDS encoding deoxynucleoside kinase, with amino-acid sequence MIYIMGTIAAGKTSLAKILAEDLQSPVYYEDVENNGLILNMLEKFYSSGRKSRKSNGAILQIAFLTFRYQQLRQAITQQNAVMDSSLESDFVMASQLHDHGEIDEEDFNVYVTLSQEMQANVNGIPWNGLPDLVIYLKIDADHAINEIQKRGREMENTTREPGLTDYYQRVHHAYENWANGYHPAILLTIDRERYDYVKNAEDRNDVLDLIETKLKDLGKLSPKTLEKIKQKRK; translated from the coding sequence ATGATTTATATTATGGGAACCATCGCTGCTGGAAAAACATCTTTAGCAAAAATTTTAGCTGAAGATTTACAATCGCCTGTTTATTACGAAGATGTCGAAAATAACGGGCTAATTTTAAATATGTTGGAAAAATTTTATTCTTCTGGTAGAAAAAGCCGAAAATCCAATGGCGCAATCTTGCAAATTGCTTTTTTAACTTTTCGCTATCAACAATTACGTCAAGCAATCACTCAACAAAATGCTGTAATGGATTCTTCTTTAGAATCCGACTTTGTGATGGCTTCCCAATTACATGATCACGGGGAAATCGATGAAGAAGATTTTAATGTATATGTAACTTTATCACAAGAAATGCAAGCAAATGTTAATGGTATTCCCTGGAATGGTTTACCCGATTTGGTCATCTATTTAAAAATTGACGCAGACCACGCCATTAATGAAATTCAAAAACGAGGCCGCGAAATGGAAAATACTACCCGTGAACCAGGACTGACAGATTATTATCAGCGCGTTCATCATGCTTATGAAAATTGGGCCAACGGTTATCACCCTGCTATCTTGTTAACGATTGATCGAGAAAGGTATGATTATGTAAAAAATGCTGAAGATCGCAATGATGTCTTAGACTTAATTGAAACAAAATTAAAAGATCTCGGAAAATTATCACCAAAAACATTGGAAAAAATCAAACAAAAGCGAAAATAG
- a CDS encoding NADPH-dependent FMN reductase, with translation MNHFIGLVGTNSDNSTNRKLLQFMQKRFSDKATIELMEIQDFPIFNKPVSEQLPEVVQNAAEKIRQSDGVVISTPEYDHSIPAALTNALNWLSYGIYPFVDKPVMITGASYGTLGSSRAQSHLRQILDAPELKARIMPSSEFLLGHSLQAFNEENALNDMDQVKKLDGLFKDFQVFVELTNQLTNAHEANKKEAEDFDWETI, from the coding sequence ATGAATCATTTTATTGGGTTAGTTGGAACCAATTCGGATAACTCTACCAATCGAAAATTATTACAGTTTATGCAAAAGCGTTTTTCAGATAAAGCAACCATTGAATTGATGGAAATTCAAGATTTCCCCATTTTTAATAAACCGGTTTCTGAGCAGCTCCCAGAAGTTGTACAAAATGCGGCTGAAAAAATTCGCCAGTCAGATGGCGTTGTTATCAGCACTCCGGAATACGATCATTCAATTCCCGCTGCATTGACCAATGCTTTAAATTGGCTCTCATATGGTATTTATCCTTTTGTCGATAAACCTGTTATGATTACCGGCGCTTCTTATGGCACATTAGGATCCTCACGCGCGCAATCACATTTGCGCCAAATTCTTGATGCGCCTGAACTAAAAGCCCGGATCATGCCCAGCTCAGAATTTTTACTTGGTCATTCATTGCAAGCTTTTAACGAAGAAAATGCATTGAACGATATGGACCAAGTTAAAAAATTGGACGGTTTGTTCAAAGATTTTCAAGTATTCGTCGAACTCACAAACCAGTTGACCAACGCTCATGAAGCGAATAAAAAAGAAGCCGAAGACTTTGATTGGGAAACTATTTAG
- a CDS encoding NAD(P)H-dependent oxidoreductase, producing the protein MKLVGIVGSNADFSYNRLLLQYIKKHFKTFVDIEILEIKDVPLFNQSHDQTDSAPIQKLKRKVLAADGVIIATPEHNHTIPAGLKSVLEWLSFKIQPLSNKPVMIVGASYYNQGSSRAQLHLRQILEAPGVNAIVMPGNEFLLGEVKDAFDDQNNLKDQGTVDFLQTCLEKFAKFIKVMSAINEPQKDLSAEEDLEATGKIDTTIEGVDMSAEDWVEQASKKVGAAEGDAYVKLNRGILTVNQLNAFLASMPMELTFADSNNQFLFYNYTAEKEDMFAGRVPGQVGNPLANCHPPATYKNVKWVISQLRHGNEDVVRIHVPTHGPDKYVVHSYQAMRDEADNYMGVNEYILDFQPIIDWYLQQTGQRLAKDETVDVDATSSASTTQTEQVDSVSGASEKDNATVEADSVSGASEKADEPAEVDSVSSASVKS; encoded by the coding sequence ATGAAATTAGTCGGAATTGTAGGTTCTAACGCTGATTTTTCCTATAACCGTTTATTACTACAATATATTAAAAAGCATTTCAAAACATTCGTTGATATTGAAATTTTAGAAATTAAAGATGTGCCATTATTTAACCAAAGTCACGACCAGACAGATAGCGCGCCCATTCAAAAGCTTAAGCGTAAAGTTTTAGCTGCTGATGGAGTAATTATTGCGACACCTGAACACAATCATACAATACCTGCTGGATTGAAAAGTGTGCTTGAGTGGTTATCCTTTAAAATTCAGCCACTTTCAAATAAACCTGTCATGATAGTAGGTGCTTCTTATTACAACCAAGGTTCATCGCGCGCGCAATTACATTTACGTCAAATTTTGGAAGCTCCAGGTGTGAATGCGATTGTTATGCCAGGAAATGAATTTCTTTTAGGGGAAGTAAAAGATGCTTTTGATGACCAAAATAATTTAAAAGATCAAGGAACAGTTGATTTTCTACAAACTTGCTTAGAAAAGTTTGCTAAATTTATCAAAGTGATGTCTGCGATCAATGAACCTCAAAAAGATTTATCGGCAGAAGAAGATTTAGAAGCCACGGGTAAAATTGATACCACAATTGAAGGTGTTGATATGTCAGCTGAAGATTGGGTTGAACAAGCTAGTAAAAAAGTAGGCGCTGCAGAAGGCGACGCTTATGTAAAATTAAATCGCGGTATTTTAACAGTTAACCAGTTAAACGCCTTCTTAGCTTCGATGCCCATGGAATTAACTTTTGCTGATAGCAATAACCAATTTTTATTCTACAACTATACTGCTGAAAAAGAAGATATGTTTGCTGGACGTGTACCAGGACAAGTCGGAAATCCTTTAGCCAACTGTCATCCACCTGCTACTTATAAAAATGTTAAATGGGTTATTTCTCAATTACGTCACGGAAATGAAGACGTGGTTCGGATCCACGTACCAACACACGGTCCAGATAAATATGTCGTTCATAGTTATCAAGCAATGCGTGATGAAGCAGATAACTATATGGGCGTAAATGAATATATCCTAGATTTTCAACCAATTATTGATTGGTACTTGCAACAAACCGGTCAAAGACTTGCTAAAGATGAAACAGTTGACGTTGATGCTACCTCAAGTGCTTCGACTACACAAACCGAGCAAGTTGACAGTGTGTCGGGGGCTTCAGAAAAAGATAACGCGACTGTAGAAGCCGATAGTGTATCTGGCGCCTCTGAAAAAGCAGATGAGCCTGCAGAAGTTGATAGTGTTTCTAGCGCTTCAGTCAAATCTTAA
- a CDS encoding GH25 family lysozyme, with protein sequence MQQRFFVQLGIAACLIFSIFTVKVNAQEEVAATENTMSYTGEPGANFSRAAASTSTDVFNIGDSTRPPQDAVDVSSYQGEMTQSDYKILADKGVRSVVVKTTQSSNYTNPYALEQIEYAANAGLNVNLYHYANFATSKEAKAEANYLLSFLKENNLNKKVMIFADMEDPSTENDNVASSLNDFWKVLSDGGYENHGVYTGAGYLYRSAVSNTVGAENTWMAQYPYEPSGDDLWQTNYGAWQFTPTAKVPNGDYTGYLDVSSDYIGLFEKGAGTQPFN encoded by the coding sequence GTGCAACAACGTTTTTTTGTGCAGCTAGGTATAGCAGCTTGTTTAATTTTTAGCATTTTTACTGTAAAGGTTAATGCACAAGAAGAAGTTGCTGCTACAGAGAATACGATGTCTTATACAGGTGAACCTGGAGCTAATTTTAGCCGAGCTGCAGCCAGTACTTCGACAGATGTATTCAATATTGGTGACAGTACGCGACCACCACAAGATGCAGTCGATGTCTCCTCTTATCAAGGCGAAATGACACAAAGTGATTATAAAATTTTGGCAGATAAGGGAGTTCGGTCTGTTGTTGTTAAAACTACACAATCTTCTAATTATACGAACCCTTACGCACTTGAACAAATCGAATATGCTGCCAATGCTGGTTTGAACGTAAATCTTTATCATTATGCAAATTTTGCTACTTCAAAAGAAGCTAAGGCAGAAGCAAATTATCTTTTATCTTTTTTAAAGGAAAATAATTTGAATAAGAAAGTGATGATTTTTGCTGACATGGAAGATCCGTCAACTGAAAATGACAATGTTGCTTCTTCTTTAAATGATTTTTGGAAAGTATTGAGCGATGGTGGTTATGAAAATCATGGCGTTTATACTGGTGCTGGGTATTTATATCGTAGCGCTGTAAGTAATACTGTTGGAGCTGAGAATACTTGGATGGCTCAGTATCCTTATGAACCATCGGGTGATGATCTATGGCAAACAAATTATGGCGCTTGGCAGTTTACTCCCACAGCTAAGGTACCTAATGGCGATTATACTGGGTATCTTGACGTATCTAGTGACTATATTGGTTTATTTGAAAAAGGCGCCGGCACACAACCTTTTAACTAA